CATTCCTAGAAGTGCCTATTTTATCTTGACTAATTGTTTCCACACACATTAAAAGGACTCAAGTGAATTGTAGAAACCAATTCTAAAAGAATATGCCCTTTGAAATGATTCTCCATCTGGATACAGACTGTAGGTTAAAGTATACAATGGTGGGGAATCTAAGGTGGAAGGTGACCCTAGAGTTTTCAAACTACAGAGTGAAAAAATCTTGCCTAAAGCTAGGATTCAAAAATACCAAGAGATGAAACTCTTCTTATGTATCCTGTTAACTGGGGGTtgattcatttcattttcctttggctTGGTTTAAGACCATGTACTATAGGAATGATACAGTGGCCAGTGACTTCGTTGTCTGACATTTTCAACACCCTTTGTTACTTCTGTCTTCACTGGTGAGTCGTGGATTATTTTATCATCTGGATGCTTAGAACTCTGAGCAAGTCATGTTCTAGAACTATGAGACTAAACGATGAAGAACTTCGCACTGGTAATATGAAAGTTCTGAAAGTGTGTGGTTTTAAAGTGTGAAAAACATGGCAGGTAAGATCTCTCAGGTACTCTGAACCATAATACAGTCTTTCTTCTCTTCGAAACGTCTACTTCTAAATGGCATTCATTGTGTTTTctagtgttttttcttttgtgtatgaCACTAGTTAACCTATATTTTTTACCATAAAGCTAGGACTCAAATACTAAGAGGTTTGACTCACCTTAGGTGGAACTTTATATAGTACTTTAACGTAGAAATATTTGGAATCAATTTCTGCTGATAAAGGTATCAAAAGCAAGTGATACTAAAACGAGTAGGTTGAAAGTTGTATACTAAATAGAGAGACCTTGGTAAGAGAGAATGAGGGATTTTCAAATATGGTACAGAAGATAGTCTCTGAAAGGCTAAACCAGCAGTGGTTACTAGCCATGCAGGAAGCCAGTGCTATCTAATCTTACAAATTCTGTTTTCCTGCCAAGTGGCATTTAGGAGCAACTGATAATTTATTTCTTGCCACTTGCTGTTACTGGAGATTTATTTGGTTTTTCAACTCAACTCAGCCCTTAACAAGAAAGCAAGTCTTTGTTGACGGCACAATATTATCAGTATGGCAAAGCTAAGACGAGGCTTCTATGTGATACTGGAAAGACCAGCAAGAATGGATTAAGGAGAGTGATTTTCCATATGCTGTCACTGTGACAGGTACTTTTCTCTATAGACACAGAGGCTAAAAGCAGTTTAAAAGCTGCCTTACCTAAACAGTACATAGTTCAAGGAGATAGACCCTGTGTCTGTTgcgtttctagtttttgtttctaACCCATTATATAAAGGAACATCACAGTTTGCTTTTTAGAGAAAAGTTCAAGTAAGAACCATTCTCTGGTCTTGCTGAGTCTCTTAATTGTGACACAACTGTCCTAAGCAACTGTCCTTGCACAAGAATGTCACTCATCTGCTTCATCCGCCAGCTCCTTGGAGATGAGGGGGGTCTGTGTGTCAGCAGGAGGCAGAAGGCCCTGTGGCTTGTCCAGTGGCCTGATTTCCTTTGTTTGGAGGCTTGGTTCTGAGTGAGAGTTCAACAGCCTTTGCCCAGGCGGCTTCTCAAACACAGGGTGTGGTTTCCTTAGCTCACTCTCTGCTGTTTGGTTGCTCATGGCAACAGGATCCAAATAACTTGGACATGTgtttgtataaaaaaaaaaacctgggaatGGAACCCAAAGTGAGAGTTTGGGGCTTTCAGTTAGTAGAAGAGCTGCGGTGAGTACTGGGCAACtgctcatttattttctctcattctttctctctaaaTTACACTGGATGTTTGCTAGCACAATAACCATGTTTGTGGATAGTTTTAGAAAATAGTCTCAATTCTCGTGTTTCCTGTGCAAATGAAATAATTGCTATCTATTTACCCgtgtaaatttctttttcaggggGAGAGGAACAAATTAGCATATGTTTAAAGAAGTTGAAAGCTAATAGAAACTCATATTTGGTACCTTTTTGGTGGCAGGATTCTATAGGAAATGCCTTGGCAAAGGGAGCCGCAGAGTGCTTCAGTAATgcttgggattgcaggcgtgttgTCTAGGGCCACAGCCGGGGAGGGGACCAGGGAGGGAAAACGGGCTGTTCATACGGAGGGAGTGGAAGGGATTCTTGGAATAATTTTTTCCAGACTCTATTTtaagattataatttttaagaCAGCAAATATCCCAAATGGTACTACTGGTTACACTTCTGTGAGCATATTGATTCTCACTTGCTTGACTCAAGCGGGGGTTTGATTTTGGTCACAAAGCCACCCGTGACTATGACAAATAATTCAAGGTTGCCAAACTTGCCTGTGCCAATTGACAGTGCCGTTTATGTAAGTCCTCTCTTGCACTATATTGCTCTGCCCTCAAAAGTCAGTAAACTGTCTTGGACAAAACTCTTTaggatctattcagggatttaacACTTTTCTGCTAGATTGCAAGTAAATTTAAACAcgttaaacaaattaacaaggaTTGCTTAGGTGCCTGGTGTGGTACAGAATGAGCTGTCAGTTTCTATTCTGATGAATAGAATTTTATAGATAGGAGGAATGGGAGGCCTCCAGAGGATACTACCCTCCCTAAAAAGTGACGGAGGAAGAGCTGAAAGCGGGCCGAGAGGCTTCTTGATGACCACATGGTGGTCTTAGAGAAGCTGCTGCCTGCAGGCGGGGCTCCTGCTTTTCTGTACCCCTTTGAGCCTCTGCCCCACACTCTTCCTTTGTATAAAACAACTGCTTCTTGCCTGCCCCATCACACCCCCTCCACTCCATTGGGTCACTGCTCAATAGCACAATAGGACTGCTCAGCCATACCTCCCAGCATCCTGTCCCCTATCCGGTGACTCGGCCAACACAGGCTCTGTTCCACTTGCCCGGCTCCGTGTCTTTTGTGAATCAGCACAGTTGGTATATCTGAGCAGGGGCTTCTACCATCTCCCCAAGGGAATCACTAGCCATCGGCCTTCTGGCCCCGCGGGGCACTTTTGTTCCTGGAATCACAGTGAAGTATCTGTTGTCTTGGTGCCTGGTCGTCAGCTGGGCTGAAGGGAAAGCTGGGTCCTGGTCCCCAGACCCATGGACTCCAAGGTAGCATTGCGCAGGTGCCTCTGGGAGCCACTGCTCAGGGTGCTGGGGCATTTCCAGTGGTCATTTGTCCTGCCTGCTTGCCCCCGCAGGTCCCTCCAGCTATAAGGTGGGCACCATGGCGGAGAAGTTTGACTGCCACTACTGCAGGGACCCCTTGCAGGGGAAGAAGTATGTGCAAAAGGATGGCCACCACTGCTGCCTGAAATGCTTTGACAAGTTCTGTGCCAACACCTGTGTGGAATGCCGCAAGCCCATCGGTGCGGACTCCAAGGTAATGGGCATCCCCACGTGCCAGTGGGAAGGGCTGGGCTTCAGAGTGTCCTTTACCCACAATCATGGCAGCAGCAGCTGGCCGTTAGGATTTCCCAGCATCACTGCAGCCATCTTGAGGCCTCAAGGAAGCCTCCTCCACTCCCCAGGCCACAGTGGCCCACGCTGTTTAATGTGGGGCTTGACTGGATGGGTGACAAGGCCATTGCCAGCTCTTCTGATTGCATTCTAAATATTTCAAGAATTGTGAGATTTTTATCCTCATCTCAGCGTCCCTCCTGTCACTCATAAGAACAGTCACTGTGGGGCAGTCCCTAGGTGTAAGGGACTGTATCATCTCAGTGGTCAGTCCCAGGGAAATCAGCCTTATGGGAGGGCTCCTGCTGCCACCCCCAGCACCCCTCATGGTGGCCCACCCTGTCTGCTTGGTTTCCAGGAGGTGCACTATAAGAACCGCTTCTGGCACGACACCTGCTTCCGCTGTGCCAAGTGCCTTCACCCCTTGGCCAATGAGACCTTTGTGGCCAAGGACAACAAGATCCTGTGCAACAAGTGCACCACTCGGGAGGACTCCCCCAAGTGCAAGGGGTGCTTCAAGGCCATTGTGGCAGGTACTGCCTCCTTCCCACCCCGGGTTCCCAGGGAGGAGGCCCTGAGGGCAGACGTGATGTGGGCTTGCTTAACACGGTGGGGCTAACGTTGCTCTGAGCTGCTTTGAGATAttagcatatatatgtacacatatacatacacgtaTATATGCGTACACATATATGctcgcacacacgcacacactcggAGACTAAAGAACACTGGCGAGAACAGCCTGTGGCAAGAGAATGAAGTGAACAGTATGTAGCGCTTTCTCATTTGGGCGTAGTAAGTGATGAAAGCATGCTTCTTCCTCAGGGTGTCATTCTGGGCCATGTAGTCCCTGATTTAATGTCGAAGTGCACGCAGGGTATAGAGGTGGGGGAGTGGGGCATTCAGGCACCGGATCCTAAAACAATAATGCTGGGGTCCCCACCCATGACAGAAATCCTGGGTTGGCACAAGCATAAGTAGAACACAGGTAGGTTAGTTGGAGGTGTGAGGCCAGTAACTGCAGGGCCTGCATCCCCTCACCTCTGgagggcctggggtggggagcTGAGTGGATGCAGCCCCCTGCAGAGCCTGTCAGTGGGGCTATCCAATTGCTTCCCCCTGCAGGAGATCAAAACGTGGAGTACAAGGGGACCGTCTGGCACAAAGACTGCTTCACCTGTAGTAACTGCAAGCAAGTCATCGGGACTGGAAGCTTCTTCCCTAAAGGGGAGGACTTCTACTGCGTGACTTGCCATGAGACCAAGTTTGCCAAGCATTGCGTGAAGTGCAACAAGGTATGCTTTCAAGGGAGTTCTGCATTGACCGTTGTTTCTAGAAGTGTTTGACAGTTTGCAGAGCACTTCCACACACACTATCCCATTCCATCCTCATGACAGCCCTGTGACGTAGGAATTATtattcccgttttacagatgaggagatcgTGGATTAGGAAGCAGTGCCGAAGCCAAGTCTTAGGCTGTCGGTATGCATCCTCAGCCCGGTGGTGTGGGTAGCCCGTACGGCATGCTGAGCTGGGCAGCCCTGGCTCCAGAGGTCTGCCTCCACCACTAAGGGGTTGTGTAACCTCACATAGGGGCTCACTTTCTCCGAGCCTtggtgtcttcatctgtaaagtggggataataatagccCCTGCCTCCCATGGCCGttgtggagattaaatgagatattgtaTACCAAAgcgcccagcacagtgcctggcacgcagTAGGCATTCAACAAAATGGTTGTTGAATCTGAATCCGGTGCTACACTCCCTGGTCTAGGCCATCACATCTGGAGGAATCACTTACCAGGATCAGCCCTGGCATGCCGATTGCTTTGTGTGTGTTACCTGCTCTAAGAAGCTGGCTGGGCAGCGTTTCACCGCTGTGGAGGACCAGTATTACTGCGTGGATTGCTACAAGAACTTTGTGGCCAAGAAGTGTGCTGGATGCAAGAACCCCATCACTGGTAGGCTAAAGAGTCCTTGCTAAGTCTGCCAGGCTAGGTTTTGCGCATGGTAACCATCTCTCATTTTCCTGTCGTCGGTTTCATCCACAAAGGCCCCCAGAGTATGCCCTTCTCCCCTGCTATTGTGGTCCCAAAGGCCCCCCAAGAGTTTGGATTCGGCCCCAGGCCAGGTTAGCCTTTGCAATAGAGAACACTTCCTGACTGTTGACTAACAATGCCGAAAGTTCACAAGCCTG
The sequence above is drawn from the Theropithecus gelada isolate Dixy chromosome X, Tgel_1.0, whole genome shotgun sequence genome and encodes:
- the FHL1 gene encoding four and a half LIM domains protein 1 isoform X3, which produces MTFYVASLALELIWMLSSPAGPSSYKVGTMAEKFDCHYCRDPLQGKKYVQKDGHHCCLKCFDKFCANTCVECRKPIGADSKEVHYKNRFWHDTCFRCAKCLHPLANETFVAKDNKILCNKCTTREDSPKCKGCFKAIVAGDQNVEYKGTVWHKDCFTCSNCKQVIGTGSFFPKGEDFYCVTCHETKFAKHCVKCNKAITSGGITYQDQPWHADCFVCVTCSKKLAGQRFTAVEDQYYCVDCYKNFVAKKCAGCKNPITGFGKGSSVVAYEGQSWHDYCFHCKKCSVNLANKRFVFHQEQVYCPDCAKKL
- the FHL1 gene encoding four and a half LIM domains protein 1 isoform X1, with amino-acid sequence MASHRHSGPSSYKVGTMAEKFDCHYCRDPLQGKKYVQKDGHHCCLKCFDKFCANTCVECRKPIGADSKEVHYKNRFWHDTCFRCAKCLHPLANETFVAKDNKILCNKCTTREDSPKCKGCFKAIVAGDQNVEYKGTVWHKDCFTCSNCKQVIGTGSFFPKGEDFYCVTCHETKFAKHCVKCNKAITSGGITYQDQPWHADCFVCVTCSKKLAGQRFTAVEDQYYCVDCYKNFVAKKCAGCKNPITGKRTVSRVSHPVSKARKPPVCHGKRLPLTLFPSANLRGRHPGGERTCPSWVVVLYRKNRSLAAPRGPGLVKAPVWWPMKDNPGTTTASTAKNAP
- the FHL1 gene encoding four and a half LIM domains protein 1 isoform X4, giving the protein MASHRHSGPSSYKVGTMAEKFDCHYCRDPLQGKKYVQKDGHHCCLKCFDKFCANTCVECRKPIGADSKEVHYKNRFWHDTCFRCAKCLHPLANETFVAKDNKILCNKCTTREDSPKCKGCFKAIVAGDQNVEYKGTVWHKDCFTCSNCKQVIGTGSFFPKGEDFYCVTCHETKFAKHCVKCNKAITSGGITYQDQPWHADCFVCVTCSKKLAGQRFTAVEDQYYCVDCYKNFVAKKCAGCKNPITGFGKGSSVVAYEGQSWHDYCFHCKKCSVNLANKRFVFHQEQVYCPDCAKKL
- the FHL1 gene encoding four and a half LIM domains protein 1 isoform X6; this encodes MASHRHSGPSSYKVGTMAEKFDCHYCRDPLQGKKYVQKDGHHCCLKCFDKFCANTCVECRKPIGADSKEVHYKNRFWHDTCFRCAKCLHPLANETFVAKDNKILCNKCTTREDSPKCKGCFKAIVAGDQNVEYKGTVWHKDCFTCSNCKQVIGTGSFFPKGEDFYCVTCHETKFAKHCVKCNKGLVKAPVWWPMKDNPGTTTASTAKNAP
- the FHL1 gene encoding four and a half LIM domains protein 1 isoform X5; this encodes MAEKFDCHYCRDPLQGKKYVQKDGHHCCLKCFDKFCANTCVECRKPIGADSKEVHYKNRFWHDTCFRCAKCLHPLANETFVAKDNKILCNKCTTREDSPKCKGCFKAIVAGDQNVEYKGTVWHKDCFTCSNCKQVIGTGSFFPKGEDFYCVTCHETKFAKHCVKCNKAITSGGITYQDQPWHADCFVCVTCSKKLAGQRFTAVEDQYYCVDCYKNFVAKKCAGCKNPITGFGKGSSVVAYEGQSWHDYCFHCKKCSVNLANKRFVFHQEQVYCPDCAKKL
- the FHL1 gene encoding four and a half LIM domains protein 1 isoform X7, which translates into the protein MAEKFDCHYCRDPLQGKKYVQKDGHHCCLKCFDKFCANTCVECRKPIGADSKEVHYKNRFWHDTCFRCAKCLHPLANETFVAKDNKILCNKCTTREDSPKCKGCFKAIVAGDQNVEYKGTVWHKDCFTCSNCKQVIGTGSFFPKGEDFYCVTCHETKFAKHCVKCNKGLVKAPVWWPMKDNPGTTTASTAKNAP
- the FHL1 gene encoding four and a half LIM domains protein 1 isoform X2, with translation MAEKFDCHYCRDPLQGKKYVQKDGHHCCLKCFDKFCANTCVECRKPIGADSKEVHYKNRFWHDTCFRCAKCLHPLANETFVAKDNKILCNKCTTREDSPKCKGCFKAIVAGDQNVEYKGTVWHKDCFTCSNCKQVIGTGSFFPKGEDFYCVTCHETKFAKHCVKCNKAITSGGITYQDQPWHADCFVCVTCSKKLAGQRFTAVEDQYYCVDCYKNFVAKKCAGCKNPITGKRTVSRVSHPVSKARKPPVCHGKRLPLTLFPSANLRGRHPGGERTCPSWVVVLYRKNRSLAAPRGPGLVKAPVWWPMKDNPGTTTASTAKNAP